A DNA window from Kitasatospora atroaurantiaca contains the following coding sequences:
- a CDS encoding PTS sugar transporter subunit IIA, producing the protein MTTVTSPLAGRAVGLAAVPDPVFAGAMVGPGTAIDPVREVTDAVAPVDGLVVSMHPHAFVVVDEDGHGVLTHLGIDTVQLNGEGFELLVSKGDKVKRGDAVIRWNPAAVEAAGKSPISPVVALEAGPDSLSDVAEALDLRSGDSLFTWN; encoded by the coding sequence ATGACCACTGTGACGTCGCCGCTGGCCGGCCGCGCCGTAGGGCTCGCCGCCGTGCCCGACCCCGTCTTCGCCGGCGCGATGGTCGGTCCCGGCACCGCCATCGACCCGGTGCGCGAGGTCACCGATGCGGTGGCTCCGGTGGACGGCCTCGTCGTCTCGATGCACCCGCACGCTTTCGTGGTGGTGGACGAGGACGGTCACGGCGTTCTGACCCACCTGGGCATCGACACCGTCCAGCTGAACGGCGAGGGCTTCGAGCTGCTGGTCAGCAAGGGCGACAAGGTCAAGCGCGGCGACGCCGTCATCCGCTGGAACCCGGCTGCGGTCGAGGCCGCCGGCAAGTCCCCGATCTCTCCGGTCGTCGCCCTGGAGGCCGGTCCCGACTCGCTGAGCGACGTGGCCGAGGCGCTCGATCTCCGGTCGGGCGACAGCCTCTTCACCTGGAACTGA
- the ptsP gene encoding phosphoenolpyruvate--protein phosphotransferase → MEKTLRGVGVSHGVAIGQVRHMGTAVLEPPATQVPTEDAPREQARAQAAVDAVAADLIARGNLAGGEAQAVLEAQALMAQDPELMADVSRRIAVGSSAERGIYDAFAAYRALLAAAGEYLAGRVADLDDVRNRIVARLLGVPMPGVPDSDEPYVLFARDLAPADTALLDPTLVLGFVTEEGGPTSHSAILARAMGVPAVVALPGATDLAEGVVVAVDGSSGEVLIEPSEEKQEELRRVAAERKAALAASSGPGQTSDGHKVPLLANVGGPADLPAALEAGAEGVGLFRTEFLFLDDSAKAPSEEKQVEAYRTVLEAFPEGRVVVRALDAGADKPLDFLTPADEPNPALGVRGLRTLLEHPEVMQTQLRALAKAAEGLPVHLEVMAPMVADRVDAKAFADACREAGLRAKFGAMVEIPSAALRARAILQEVEFLSLGTNDLAQYTFAADRQVGTLARLQDPWQPALLDLVALAADAARATGKSCGVCGEAASDPLLACVLTGLGVTSLSMGAASIPYVRDALAKYTLAQCQRAAEAARAADTADEARAAAQHVLSGE, encoded by the coding sequence ATGGAAAAGACGCTGCGCGGCGTAGGTGTCAGCCACGGGGTCGCGATCGGCCAGGTCCGGCACATGGGTACTGCGGTCCTGGAGCCGCCCGCGACGCAGGTCCCGACCGAGGACGCGCCTCGCGAGCAGGCCCGGGCCCAGGCCGCCGTGGATGCGGTCGCCGCGGACCTGATCGCCCGCGGGAATCTGGCCGGCGGCGAGGCCCAGGCCGTGCTTGAGGCGCAGGCGCTGATGGCGCAGGACCCCGAGCTGATGGCCGACGTCAGCCGCCGGATCGCCGTGGGCAGCAGCGCCGAGCGGGGCATCTACGACGCCTTCGCCGCGTACCGCGCGCTGCTCGCCGCGGCCGGGGAGTACCTGGCCGGGCGGGTCGCCGACCTGGACGACGTACGCAACCGGATCGTCGCCCGGCTGCTGGGCGTGCCGATGCCCGGTGTTCCGGACAGCGACGAGCCGTACGTGCTGTTCGCCCGTGATCTCGCTCCCGCCGACACCGCGCTGCTCGACCCCACCCTGGTGCTCGGGTTCGTGACCGAGGAGGGCGGGCCCACCAGCCACAGTGCGATCCTCGCCCGCGCGATGGGCGTGCCGGCCGTGGTCGCACTTCCCGGTGCGACGGACCTGGCCGAGGGTGTCGTCGTCGCCGTGGACGGCAGCTCCGGCGAGGTGCTGATCGAGCCCTCCGAGGAGAAGCAGGAGGAGCTGCGCCGCGTCGCCGCCGAGCGCAAGGCGGCGCTCGCCGCCTCGTCCGGGCCCGGTCAGACCTCGGACGGGCACAAGGTCCCGCTGCTGGCCAACGTGGGTGGGCCCGCGGATCTGCCGGCCGCGCTGGAGGCCGGTGCCGAGGGCGTCGGCCTCTTCCGTACGGAGTTCCTCTTCCTCGACGACTCTGCGAAGGCGCCGAGCGAGGAGAAGCAGGTCGAGGCGTACCGGACGGTGCTGGAGGCGTTCCCGGAGGGCCGGGTGGTGGTGCGGGCGCTGGACGCCGGAGCCGACAAACCGCTGGACTTCCTGACGCCGGCCGACGAACCGAACCCTGCGCTCGGTGTGCGCGGTCTTCGGACGCTGCTGGAGCACCCCGAGGTGATGCAGACCCAGCTTCGTGCGCTGGCGAAGGCGGCGGAGGGGCTTCCCGTCCACCTCGAGGTGATGGCGCCGATGGTGGCCGACCGGGTGGATGCCAAGGCCTTCGCGGACGCGTGCCGCGAGGCGGGGTTGCGGGCGAAGTTCGGCGCGATGGTGGAGATCCCGTCGGCGGCGCTGCGGGCCCGGGCGATCCTGCAGGAGGTCGAGTTCCTGTCGCTGGGGACCAACGACCTCGCTCAGTACACCTTCGCGGCCGACCGCCAGGTCGGCACGCTGGCCCGGCTGCAGGACCCGTGGCAGCCTGCCCTGCTGGACCTGGTCGCGCTGGCCGCCGATGCGGCCAGGGCCACCGGGAAGAGCTGCGGCGTCTGCGGCGAGGCGGCCTCCGACCCGCTGCTGGCCTGTGTGCTGACGGGTCTCGGTGTCACCAGCCTGTCGATGGGCGCGGCGTCGATTCCCTACGTGCGGGACGCACTGGCCAAGTACACCCTGGCGCAGTGTCAGCGCGCGGCCGAGGCGGCGAGGGCGGCGGACACGGCGGACGAGGCGCGCGCCGCGGCGCAGCACGTGCTCTCCGGGGAGTAG
- a CDS encoding acetoacetate--CoA ligase: MSTPPQDQPLWRPDPARAATAQIVAFQAWAAEHHGAPAAPLAPVPTDDEAAARFAALHAWSTEDLSRFWAAITEWFEVRFSTAPESVLADPAMPGAQWFPGARLNYAEHALRFGEAPENADKPAILHLDETTDEPVTLTWAELRRQVGSLAAALRERGVRPGDRVSAYLPNIPQAAVALLASAAVGAVWTSCAPDFGARSVLDRLQQIEPVVLFAVDGYHYGGKDFDRADVVAELRRELPSLHTVVHVPLLGGPSPEGALHWDDLVSDTAEPVFEPLPFDHPLWVLYSSGTTGLPKAIVQSQGGILVEHLKQAALHLDLGPEDRFLWYTSTGWMMWNFLIAGLLVGSTIVTYDGSPGHPDTGALWSVAARTRATILGTSAAYVIASRKADLHPGRDLDLSAVRCIGTTGSPLPPDGFRWIYDEVKQDVWLASVSGGTDVCSCFVGGVPTLPVYLGEIQAPCLGAAVESWDVQGKPHTDVVGELVVTKPLPSMPTGFWNDPDGARYRDSYFEMYPGIWRHGDWITVTSRGTVVIHGRSDSTLNRQGVRMGSSDIYEVVERLPEIAESLVIGLEEPEGGYWMPLFVVLAPGAALDDSLRARIRTTLRSELSPRHVPDEVIAVTGLPHTLTGKRIEVPVKRLLSGTPLDQAVNPGSVDNLDHLRFFEQLGRDRRS; this comes from the coding sequence GTGAGCACCCCACCCCAGGACCAGCCGCTCTGGCGGCCCGACCCCGCTCGCGCCGCCACCGCCCAGATCGTGGCCTTCCAGGCATGGGCCGCCGAACACCACGGCGCCCCGGCCGCCCCCCTCGCCCCCGTCCCCACGGACGACGAGGCCGCCGCCCGCTTCGCCGCTCTCCACGCCTGGTCCACCGAGGACCTCAGCCGCTTCTGGGCGGCCATCACCGAGTGGTTCGAGGTGCGCTTCAGCACCGCACCCGAGTCCGTCCTGGCCGACCCGGCCATGCCCGGCGCCCAGTGGTTCCCGGGCGCCCGCCTCAACTACGCCGAGCACGCCCTCCGCTTCGGCGAGGCCCCGGAGAACGCGGACAAGCCCGCCATCCTCCACCTCGACGAGACCACCGACGAGCCGGTCACCCTCACCTGGGCCGAACTCCGCCGCCAGGTCGGCTCGCTCGCCGCCGCCCTGCGCGAGCGCGGCGTCCGGCCCGGAGACCGCGTCAGCGCGTACCTGCCGAACATCCCGCAGGCCGCCGTCGCTCTCCTCGCCAGCGCCGCCGTCGGCGCCGTCTGGACCTCCTGCGCCCCCGACTTCGGCGCCCGCAGCGTCCTCGACCGCCTCCAGCAGATCGAGCCGGTCGTCCTCTTCGCCGTCGACGGCTACCACTACGGCGGCAAGGACTTCGACCGCGCCGACGTCGTCGCCGAGCTGCGCCGCGAGCTCCCCTCGCTGCACACCGTCGTCCACGTCCCGCTCCTCGGCGGCCCGTCCCCCGAGGGCGCCCTCCACTGGGACGACCTGGTTTCGGACACGGCGGAACCCGTCTTCGAGCCCCTCCCCTTCGACCACCCGCTCTGGGTGCTCTACTCCTCCGGCACCACAGGCCTGCCCAAGGCCATCGTCCAGAGCCAGGGCGGCATCCTGGTCGAGCACCTCAAGCAGGCCGCGCTCCACCTCGACCTCGGCCCCGAGGACCGCTTCCTCTGGTACACCTCCACCGGCTGGATGATGTGGAACTTCCTCATCGCCGGCCTTCTCGTCGGGTCCACGATCGTCACCTACGACGGCAGCCCCGGCCACCCCGACACCGGCGCCCTCTGGTCCGTCGCCGCCCGCACCCGTGCCACCATCCTCGGCACCTCCGCCGCGTACGTGATCGCCAGCCGCAAGGCCGATCTCCACCCCGGCCGGGACCTCGACCTGTCCGCCGTCCGCTGCATCGGCACCACCGGCTCCCCGCTCCCGCCCGACGGGTTCCGCTGGATCTACGACGAGGTCAAGCAGGACGTCTGGCTCGCCTCCGTCAGCGGAGGCACCGACGTCTGCAGCTGCTTCGTCGGCGGAGTCCCGACCCTCCCGGTGTACCTCGGCGAGATCCAGGCCCCCTGCCTCGGCGCCGCCGTCGAGTCCTGGGACGTCCAGGGCAAGCCCCACACCGACGTGGTCGGCGAACTCGTCGTCACCAAGCCGCTCCCGTCCATGCCGACCGGCTTCTGGAACGACCCGGACGGCGCCCGCTACCGCGACAGCTACTTCGAGATGTACCCGGGCATCTGGCGCCACGGCGACTGGATCACGGTCACGTCCCGCGGCACCGTCGTCATCCACGGCCGCTCCGACTCCACCCTCAACCGCCAGGGCGTCCGGATGGGCTCCTCCGACATCTACGAGGTCGTCGAACGCCTCCCCGAGATCGCGGAGTCCCTGGTCATCGGCCTGGAGGAGCCCGAGGGCGGCTACTGGATGCCGCTCTTTGTGGTCCTCGCCCCCGGCGCGGCGCTCGACGACTCCCTCCGCGCCCGCATCCGCACCACCCTGCGCTCGGAGCTCTCCCCGCGCCACGTCCCCGACGAGGTGATCGCGGTGACCGGCCTCCCGCACACCCTCACCGGCAAGCGCATCGAGGTCCCGGTCAAGCGCCTGCTCTCCGGCACCCCGCTGGACCAGGCCGTCAACCCCGGCTCCGTCGACAACCTCGACCACCTGCGCTTCTTCGAGCAGCTCGGCCGAGACCGCCGCAGCTGA
- a CDS encoding adenylosuccinate synthetase, which translates to MTSDHVIVCDLGFGDAGKGTVVDRLCRGPYGPGRARPVHAVVRHNGGAQAAHNVVTDDGRHHTFAQFGSGTFAGVPTHLSRFMLVDPLALAAEARHLAALGVPDPLALLTVDRRALLTTPFHAAANRLREQRRGQARHGSCGLGIGETARYALSHPGDAPTAADCTSPARLLRKLTLLRDRLADQLDTSPGEFPAPPPAHCADAFHAFAEHIRLTDEAHLPELLRTGPVVFEGAQGVLLDEWHGFHPYTTWSTTTFANAETLLAEAGAPGSALRLGVLRTYTTRHGPGPLPTESKALAVPEPHNDTGRWQGAFRLGHFDTVAHRYALTAAGGADALALTHLDAPARHRDLRLCEAYELDGAPLHCITTGAVGDLAAQAQLTAALLRARPGSLTDPGPDPQSWVEQITQRLGVPALMESYGPTARHKRLPMRPTPAATLGPMTTQEADDRTTYGPNSHCHWCGTPYPPGTVEWPRTCPGCSEMSWRNPLPVVVTLLPVNLPEGGQSLVVIRRTIEPGYGELALPGGYIDYGESWQQAAVRELREETGIHADSTDVTLVATDSDTAGGFLCLFGLLPARDLAELPPSKPTDETDGWQLATPATPLAFSFHTRVSQSWFSGQFRSLQ; encoded by the coding sequence GTGACGAGCGATCACGTCATCGTCTGCGATCTCGGCTTCGGGGACGCGGGCAAGGGCACCGTCGTCGACCGCCTCTGCCGGGGCCCGTACGGCCCCGGCAGGGCGCGGCCCGTCCATGCGGTGGTCCGCCACAACGGCGGCGCCCAGGCCGCCCACAACGTGGTGACGGACGACGGACGTCACCACACCTTCGCGCAGTTCGGCTCCGGCACCTTCGCCGGCGTCCCCACCCATCTCTCCCGCTTCATGCTGGTCGACCCGCTCGCCCTCGCCGCCGAGGCCCGCCACCTCGCCGCCCTCGGCGTGCCCGACCCGCTCGCCCTGCTCACCGTCGACCGCCGCGCCCTGCTCACCACCCCCTTCCACGCCGCCGCCAACCGCCTCCGCGAACAGCGGCGCGGCCAGGCCCGCCACGGCTCCTGCGGCCTCGGCATCGGCGAGACCGCCCGCTACGCCCTCAGCCACCCCGGCGACGCCCCCACCGCCGCCGACTGCACCAGCCCCGCCCGGCTGCTGCGCAAGCTCACCCTCCTCCGGGACCGCCTCGCCGACCAGCTCGACACCAGCCCCGGCGAGTTCCCCGCGCCCCCGCCCGCCCACTGCGCCGACGCCTTCCACGCCTTCGCCGAGCACATCCGCCTCACCGACGAGGCCCACCTGCCCGAGCTGCTGCGCACCGGCCCGGTCGTGTTCGAGGGCGCCCAGGGCGTCCTGCTCGACGAATGGCACGGCTTCCACCCCTACACCACCTGGTCCACCACCACCTTCGCCAACGCCGAGACACTGCTCGCCGAGGCCGGTGCACCGGGCTCCGCCCTCCGCCTCGGCGTCCTGCGCACCTACACCACCCGCCACGGCCCCGGCCCGCTCCCCACCGAGTCCAAGGCCCTCGCCGTGCCCGAACCGCACAACGACACCGGCCGCTGGCAGGGCGCCTTCCGCCTCGGCCACTTCGACACCGTCGCCCACCGCTACGCCCTCACCGCCGCCGGCGGTGCCGACGCGCTCGCCCTCACCCACCTCGACGCCCCCGCGCGCCACCGCGACCTGCGCCTCTGCGAGGCGTACGAGCTCGACGGCGCACCCCTCCACTGCATCACCACCGGCGCCGTCGGCGACCTCGCCGCACAGGCGCAGCTCACCGCCGCCCTGCTGCGCGCCCGCCCCGGAAGCCTCACCGACCCCGGCCCCGATCCGCAGTCCTGGGTCGAGCAGATCACCCAGCGCCTCGGCGTCCCCGCGCTCATGGAGTCGTACGGACCGACAGCGCGCCACAAACGCCTCCCCATGCGCCCCACCCCGGCCGCTACGCTCGGACCCATGACCACTCAAGAGGCCGACGACCGGACGACCTACGGGCCCAACTCCCACTGCCACTGGTGCGGTACGCCCTACCCGCCCGGCACCGTCGAGTGGCCGCGCACCTGCCCCGGCTGCTCCGAGATGAGCTGGCGCAACCCGCTCCCCGTCGTGGTCACCCTGCTCCCGGTCAACCTCCCGGAGGGCGGCCAGAGCCTGGTCGTGATCCGACGCACCATCGAACCCGGCTACGGAGAACTCGCCCTCCCCGGCGGCTACATCGACTACGGCGAGAGCTGGCAGCAGGCCGCCGTCCGCGAACTCCGCGAGGAGACCGGCATCCACGCCGACTCCACCGACGTCACCCTGGTCGCCACCGACTCCGACACCGCCGGCGGCTTCCTCTGCCTCTTCGGCCTGCTCCCGGCGCGCGACCTCGCCGAACTCCCGCCCAGCAAGCCCACCGACGAGACCGACGGCTGGCAGCTCGCCACCCCCGCCACCCCGCTCGCCTTCTCCTTCCACACCCGCGTCAGCCAGTCCTGGTTCAGCGGGCAGTTCCGGTCCCTTCAGTAG
- a CDS encoding molecular chaperone DnaJ, with the protein MTAARPARPPTTPRSFVEALAAVAGATHPDDLFPADLHEAARRYRRLARLLHPDAAPAAHRAEAQAAFVSLGHLWELHRCTGGPATELRTARHHYRLGPPVATGDIALLRAAETAGTDALLKIPRSAADNDLMEREAAALTRLARHGDRRFHAYAPTLVETFRHHDATAPAATARRVNALVRLDGFHPLTDVHRAWPDGLDPRDAAWIWRRLLVALGYAHRAGVRHGAVLPEHVLVHPAQHGLVLVDWCYATTGEHAPAPALLDRHRGWYPPEVPARRPVTEATDLHLATRCIEQLMGPKAPKQLRAFIAGCTLPAEARRPHDAWKLLAELDEVLHRLYGPRTFRPFHLPTTR; encoded by the coding sequence GTGACCGCCGCCCGCCCGGCCCGGCCGCCCACCACGCCACGCAGCTTCGTCGAGGCACTCGCCGCCGTGGCCGGCGCCACCCATCCGGACGACCTGTTCCCCGCCGACCTCCACGAGGCCGCCCGCCGGTACCGGCGCCTCGCCCGCCTGCTCCACCCCGACGCCGCCCCGGCCGCCCACCGCGCCGAGGCGCAGGCCGCCTTCGTCTCCCTCGGCCACCTCTGGGAGCTTCACCGGTGCACCGGCGGCCCAGCCACCGAGCTCCGTACCGCCCGCCACCACTACCGCCTCGGCCCGCCCGTCGCCACGGGCGACATCGCCCTCCTCCGCGCGGCGGAGACCGCCGGCACCGATGCCCTCCTCAAGATCCCCCGGTCCGCCGCCGACAACGACCTGATGGAGCGCGAGGCAGCCGCACTCACCCGCCTCGCCCGCCACGGCGACCGGCGCTTCCACGCCTACGCCCCGACCCTGGTGGAGACCTTCCGCCATCACGACGCCACCGCACCCGCAGCCACCGCCCGCCGTGTCAACGCCCTGGTCCGCCTCGACGGCTTCCACCCGCTCACCGACGTCCACCGTGCCTGGCCCGACGGCCTCGACCCGCGCGACGCCGCCTGGATCTGGCGCCGCCTGCTGGTCGCCCTCGGGTACGCCCACCGAGCCGGCGTCCGCCACGGCGCGGTCCTCCCCGAGCACGTCCTCGTCCACCCCGCCCAGCACGGGCTCGTCCTCGTCGACTGGTGCTACGCCACCACCGGCGAGCACGCACCCGCGCCCGCCCTGCTCGACCGCCACCGCGGCTGGTACCCACCCGAGGTCCCCGCCCGGCGCCCCGTCACCGAGGCGACCGACCTCCACCTCGCCACCCGCTGCATCGAGCAGCTCATGGGGCCGAAAGCACCGAAGCAGCTCCGGGCCTTCATAGCCGGCTGCACCCTGCCCGCCGAGGCCCGCCGCCCGCACGACGCCTGGAAGCTCCTCGCCGAGCTCGACGAGGTCCTCCACCGGCTCTACGGCCCCCGCACCTTCCGGCCGTTCCACCTGCCCACCACCCGCTAG
- a CDS encoding NUDIX hydrolase, translated as MAAQRVPADQQWLAAYDPRAYAPVAVTVDVVALTLRQGRLHVLLVERGGPPYQGCWALPGGFLRAGEEGLEEAAARELAEETGLHGTAGSDAALSRVHLEQLGTYGAPDRDPRMHVVSVAYLAFAPDLPDPRAGSDAAAAAWHPVASLDLPTAGASGDLPAAGSSGPSAETHGGGLGGRAASEPAGIELAFDHARILADGLDRARAKIEYSPLATAFLGHDFTIPELRAVYEAVWDERLHAGNFHRKVLSVPGFVESIGTTADRGGSRGGPRARQYHAGDAQLLHPPLLRPAREEEVR; from the coding sequence ATGGCAGCGCAGCGGGTGCCTGCCGACCAGCAGTGGCTGGCGGCGTACGATCCGCGGGCCTACGCGCCGGTGGCGGTCACGGTCGACGTGGTCGCCCTGACGCTGCGGCAGGGCAGGCTGCACGTCCTGCTGGTCGAGCGCGGCGGCCCGCCGTACCAGGGCTGCTGGGCGCTGCCCGGCGGCTTCCTGCGGGCGGGGGAGGAGGGCCTGGAGGAGGCGGCGGCCCGCGAGCTGGCCGAGGAGACCGGCCTGCACGGCACGGCCGGCTCCGACGCCGCGCTCAGCCGTGTCCACCTGGAACAGCTGGGGACGTACGGCGCCCCGGACCGTGACCCACGGATGCACGTGGTCTCGGTGGCCTACCTGGCCTTCGCACCCGACCTGCCCGACCCTCGGGCGGGCAGTGACGCGGCGGCCGCGGCGTGGCATCCGGTCGCTTCGCTCGACCTGCCTACCGCCGGGGCCTCCGGCGACCTGCCTGCCGCCGGATCCTCCGGCCCGTCCGCCGAGACCCACGGGGGTGGCCTCGGCGGGCGGGCCGCGAGCGAGCCGGCGGGCATCGAGCTCGCCTTCGACCACGCCAGGATCCTCGCCGACGGCCTCGACCGAGCCCGCGCGAAGATCGAGTACAGCCCGCTGGCCACCGCCTTCCTCGGCCACGACTTCACCATCCCCGAGCTGCGCGCCGTCTACGAGGCGGTCTGGGACGAGAGGCTCCACGCCGGGAACTTCCACCGCAAGGTGCTCTCCGTCCCCGGCTTCGTCGAGAGCATCGGCACCACGGCCGACCGCGGCGGCAGCCGGGGAGGCCCCCGCGCCCGCCAGTACCACGCCGGCGACGCCCAGCTCCTCCACCCACCGCTGCTCCGCCCCGCCCGTGAGGAGGAGGTCCGGTGA
- the mmuM gene encoding homocysteine S-methyltransferase, translating to MPATPPARPAGFAEALAAGPLVLDGGLSNQLADAGHDLSDELWSARLLADDPAAITRAHLGYFEAGAEVAITSSYQASFEGFARRGVGRAEAARLLGRSVELAREAARQAEPTRPLWVAASVGPYGAVLADGSEYRGRYGLSEAELERFHRPRLEALAAAGPDVLAIETVPDADEARTLLRAISGLGVPAWLSYSIEGDRTRAGQPLAEAFALASDVPEVLAVGVNCCTPEDADRAVRIAAEVTGKPVVVYPNSGEHWDADARDWQGGSTFRPERVAAWLADGARLVGGCCRVGPAQISRLAEAVRAGEN from the coding sequence GTGCCCGCCACTCCCCCCGCGCGCCCGGCCGGTTTCGCCGAGGCGCTCGCCGCCGGCCCGCTGGTGCTGGACGGCGGGCTCTCCAACCAGTTGGCGGACGCCGGGCACGATCTCTCGGACGAGCTGTGGTCGGCCCGGCTGCTGGCCGACGACCCGGCTGCGATCACCCGCGCCCACCTCGGCTACTTCGAGGCGGGCGCCGAGGTCGCCATCACGTCCAGCTACCAGGCCAGCTTCGAGGGCTTCGCCCGGCGGGGCGTCGGCCGCGCCGAGGCCGCCCGGCTGCTGGGCCGGAGCGTCGAGCTGGCCCGCGAGGCCGCCCGGCAGGCCGAGCCCACCCGCCCCCTCTGGGTGGCCGCCTCGGTGGGCCCGTACGGCGCGGTGCTGGCGGACGGCTCGGAGTACCGGGGCCGGTACGGCCTCAGCGAGGCGGAGCTCGAGCGGTTCCACCGGCCCAGGCTGGAGGCGCTGGCCGCAGCCGGGCCCGACGTGCTGGCGATCGAGACCGTCCCGGACGCGGACGAGGCCCGCACACTGCTGCGTGCCATCAGCGGGCTCGGGGTACCGGCCTGGCTCTCGTACAGCATCGAGGGCGACCGCACCCGGGCCGGGCAGCCGCTGGCCGAGGCGTTCGCGCTCGCCTCCGACGTGCCGGAGGTTCTCGCGGTGGGTGTGAACTGCTGCACCCCCGAGGACGCCGACCGGGCGGTGCGGATCGCCGCCGAGGTGACCGGCAAGCCGGTGGTGGTCTACCCGAACAGCGGGGAGCACTGGGACGCCGACGCCCGGGACTGGCAGGGCGGATCGACCTTCCGCCCGGAGCGGGTGGCGGCCTGGCTGGCCGACGGGGCGCGGCTGGTCGGCGGCTGCTGCCGGGTGGGTCCGGCGCAGATCTCCCGGCTCGCCGAGGCCGTGCGCGCCGGGGAGAACTGA
- a CDS encoding IclR family transcriptional regulator produces MPGPIQSLSRAAAIMRLLAGGERRLGLSEVATSLDLAKGTAHGILRTLQMEGFVEQDPESGKYQLGAELLRLGQSYLDVHELRARALVWADDLARASGETVYLGVLHQQGVLIVHHVFRPDDTRQVLEVGSMQPLHSTALGKVLLAYDPVARGQLGDGPFEAYTARTLTDPGDIDAECALIRERGWADAIEETWEGVASIGALIQDRRRNPVGAVCISGAVETVCEDGFVRPSLVASVRSAARAISRDLGAGRF; encoded by the coding sequence ATGCCCGGCCCGATCCAGTCGCTCTCCCGGGCCGCCGCGATCATGCGGCTACTGGCCGGTGGCGAGCGCCGGCTCGGCCTCTCCGAGGTGGCGACCTCGCTCGACCTCGCCAAGGGCACGGCGCACGGCATCCTCCGCACCCTTCAGATGGAGGGCTTCGTCGAGCAGGATCCGGAGAGCGGCAAGTACCAGCTCGGCGCGGAGCTGCTGCGCCTCGGCCAGAGCTATCTGGACGTGCACGAGCTGCGCGCCCGCGCCCTGGTCTGGGCCGACGACCTGGCCCGGGCCAGCGGCGAGACGGTCTACCTCGGGGTACTGCACCAGCAGGGCGTACTGATCGTCCATCACGTCTTCCGCCCCGACGACACCCGCCAGGTGCTCGAGGTCGGCTCGATGCAGCCGCTGCACAGCACCGCGCTGGGCAAGGTACTGCTGGCGTACGACCCGGTGGCCCGCGGCCAGCTGGGCGACGGGCCGTTCGAGGCGTACACCGCACGGACCCTCACCGACCCGGGCGACATAGACGCCGAGTGCGCGCTGATCCGGGAGCGCGGCTGGGCAGACGCCATCGAGGAGACCTGGGAGGGCGTGGCCTCGATCGGCGCGCTGATCCAGGACCGGCGGCGCAACCCGGTCGGCGCGGTGTGCATCAGCGGGGCCGTCGAGACGGTGTGCGAGGACGGCTTCGTCCGGCCCTCGCTGGTCGCCTCGGTACGCAGCGCAGCGCGCGCGATCTCGCGGGATCTGGGCGCGGGCCGGTTCTGA
- a CDS encoding MIP/aquaporin family protein has translation MSAFSNGDIFVGETLGTAALILLGGGVCAAVTLKKSKAFNAGWLAITFGWGFAVLIAAYMSAPKSGAHLNPAVTIALAVESGDWSKVPLYIGSQLFGAIIGATLVWVTYLGQFQANEDPTLGIFSTGPEIRNPIQNLLTEIIGTMVLCLGILTQGLNKGLGLSGTGILIVALTVVGIGLSLGGPTGYAINPARDLGPRIVHSLLPIPNKGGSDWSYAWIPVAGPLIGGLLAGGLYNLVF, from the coding sequence GTGTCCGCGTTCTCCAACGGCGACATCTTCGTCGGCGAAACTCTCGGCACCGCCGCTCTGATACTCCTCGGCGGTGGCGTCTGCGCCGCCGTCACCCTGAAGAAGTCGAAGGCCTTCAACGCCGGCTGGCTGGCGATCACCTTCGGCTGGGGCTTCGCGGTCCTTATTGCCGCGTACATGTCCGCACCCAAGTCCGGCGCCCACCTGAACCCCGCGGTCACCATCGCCCTCGCCGTGGAGAGCGGCGACTGGAGCAAGGTGCCGCTCTACATCGGCTCCCAGCTGTTCGGCGCGATCATCGGCGCCACGCTGGTCTGGGTCACCTACCTCGGCCAGTTCCAGGCGAACGAGGATCCGACCCTGGGCATCTTCTCGACCGGTCCCGAGATCCGGAACCCGATCCAGAACCTGCTCACCGAGATCATCGGCACCATGGTGCTCTGCCTGGGCATCCTCACCCAAGGCCTCAACAAGGGCCTCGGCCTCTCCGGCACCGGCATTCTGATCGTCGCCCTCACCGTGGTCGGCATCGGTCTCTCACTCGGCGGCCCGACCGGCTACGCCATCAACCCGGCCCGTGACCTCGGCCCGCGCATCGTGCACTCGCTGCTGCCGATTCCCAACAAGGGCGGCTCCGACTGGTCCTACGCGTGGATCCCGGTGGCCGGACCGCTCATCGGCGGCCTGCTGGCCGGCGGCCTGTACAACCTGGTCTTCTGA